From the Spiroplasma sp. BIUS-1 genome, one window contains:
- the rpmG gene encoding 50S ribosomal protein L33, with protein sequence MREGVILRCTTCKEENYIAKNDKRKEKIEVKKHCFKCNSHQVHKQKK encoded by the coding sequence ATGCGTGAAGGAGTTATCTTACGTTGCACAACTTGTAAAGAAGAAAATTACATAGCAAAAAACGATAAAAGAAAAGAAAAAATCGAAGTTAAAAAACATTGCTTTAAATGTAATTCACATCAAGTTCACAAACAAAAAAAATAA
- a CDS encoding helix-turn-helix transcriptional regulator yields MKDKYIKFAQIFKTLGDPTRLEIINMICDCGCNKCAQNILDNLNITQPTLSYHMKMLEKVGLVNSQKDKNSKIYKLNLQTIDELKKFTSEIQLEKNLMTCSNCNQKK; encoded by the coding sequence ATGAAAGATAAGTACATTAAATTTGCACAAATTTTTAAAACACTTGGAGATCCTACAAGATTAGAAATCATTAATATGATTTGTGATTGTGGATGTAATAAGTGTGCTCAAAATATATTAGATAACTTAAATATAACTCAACCAACTTTAAGTTATCATATGAAAATGTTAGAAAAAGTAGGGTTAGTAAATTCACAAAAAGATAAAAACTCAAAGATTTACAAGTTAAACTTACAAACGATAGATGAATTGAAAAAATTCACTTCAGAAATACAATTAGAAAAGAATCTAATGACTTGCTCTAATTGTAATCAAAAAAAATAG
- a CDS encoding lipoprotein, with protein sequence MRKLLSVISATTLVGTSAMSVVSCSSNKYFQQFKGWIDNKESFLLYIGADNCPHCQDFENTQKDHKEKFDGLINDLNNSYNTKISDITTPDPDSKTAYGEKLNNKVDLRTFKTEDYNNKFTEKWSKNILNWVIDQVTEILKQELMKTVSSEKIATKMAKDKTKAYFDNSENLGFPMFLLIRNGKLVSWEVGFGTDAPGGWTETLLDQWFLPIEEAMKNDTQESAIIKRIMDSSKTEIEGDGG encoded by the coding sequence GTGAGAAAATTACTTAGTGTAATTTCAGCCACAACACTAGTTGGAACATCAGCTATGAGCGTTGTTTCATGTAGTTCAAACAAATATTTTCAACAATTTAAAGGTTGAATAGATAATAAAGAATCTTTTCTTTTATATATTGGAGCAGATAATTGCCCCCATTGTCAAGATTTTGAAAACACACAAAAAGACCATAAAGAAAAATTTGATGGTTTAATAAATGATTTAAACAATTCTTATAACACAAAAATTTCAGATATCACAACACCAGACCCAGATTCAAAGACTGCTTATGGAGAAAAATTAAATAATAAAGTTGATTTAAGAACATTCAAAACCGAGGACTATAATAATAAGTTTACTGAAAAATGATCAAAAAATATTTTGAATTGAGTGATTGATCAAGTTACAGAAATACTTAAACAAGAACTTATGAAAACAGTTTCAAGTGAAAAAATAGCAACAAAAATGGCAAAAGATAAAACAAAGGCATATTTCGACAATTCTGAAAATTTAGGTTTTCCAATGTTCTTATTGATTAGAAATGGTAAACTTGTTTCTTGAGAAGTTGGTTTTGGTACAGATGCACCTGGTGGATGAACAGAAACTCTATTAGATCAATGATTTTTACCAATTGAAGAAGCTATGAAAAATGACACTCAAGAAAGTGCAATAATAAAAAGAATTATGGATAGTTCAAAAACAGAAATTGAAGGAGATGGCGGATAA
- a CDS encoding aminopeptidase P family protein, protein MMKKTLMNNILDELNADAILLHSPQNRYWFSRFHSSLGYILYTKTKSYLFVDGRYITAARNSKLLVNIDEIVEFGKLYELINEQIANNNIKTVVYESDWVFVKDSQIFEKNLKAEIKPYNFEAIRMVKDEWEIEQVRKACDITHKVFLEVLDFVKPSMTEKELARFVSDSFLKNGAEKLSFDTIVASGTNGSMPHAVPTDKKIEVGDFVTLDMGCYYNGYCSDQTRTFVMGNTDNEKIKEIYEIVYQSQQLGIESIKPGIKGNEVHKICFDYIESKGYGQYFTHGTGHGLGIEIHEEPYNSAAGDKTLQEGMCVTVEPGIYIPGVGGVRIEDDILVTKDGYEFLTTPFRELQIVK, encoded by the coding sequence ATTATGAAAAAAACTTTAATGAACAATATTTTAGATGAACTAAATGCAGATGCAATTTTATTGCACTCACCACAAAATAGATACTGATTCTCAAGATTTCACTCATCTTTAGGATACATTCTATATACAAAAACAAAGAGTTATTTATTTGTTGATGGAAGATATATAACTGCTGCTAGAAATTCAAAATTATTAGTAAATATAGATGAAATAGTTGAATTTGGAAAACTATATGAATTGATCAATGAACAAATAGCAAACAATAACATAAAAACAGTAGTTTATGAAAGTGATTGAGTTTTTGTAAAAGATTCACAAATCTTTGAAAAAAACCTAAAAGCAGAAATTAAACCATATAATTTTGAAGCTATCAGAATGGTTAAAGATGAATGAGAAATAGAACAAGTTAGAAAAGCTTGTGATATTACTCACAAAGTATTTTTAGAAGTGTTAGACTTTGTTAAACCTTCAATGACAGAAAAAGAACTTGCAAGATTTGTAAGTGACTCATTCTTAAAAAATGGAGCTGAAAAACTAAGTTTTGATACAATTGTTGCTAGTGGAACAAATGGAAGTATGCCTCATGCAGTTCCAACAGACAAAAAAATTGAAGTAGGAGATTTTGTTACTTTAGATATGGGATGTTACTATAATGGTTATTGTTCTGATCAAACAAGAACATTTGTTATGGGAAACACTGATAATGAAAAAATCAAAGAAATTTATGAAATAGTTTATCAATCACAACAATTAGGTATTGAAAGTATTAAACCAGGAATTAAAGGAAATGAAGTTCACAAAATTTGTTTTGACTACATTGAAAGCAAAGGTTATGGGCAATACTTTACTCACGGAACAGGTCATGGTTTAGGAATAGAAATTCACGAAGAACCATATAACTCAGCTGCAGGAGACAAAACTTTACAAGAAGGTATGTGTGTTACTGTAGAACCAGGGATTTACATTCCTGGAGTTGGGGGAGTTAGAATTGAAGATGACATTTTAGTTACAAAAGATGGATATGAATTCTTAACAACACCATTTAGAGAACTTCAAATAGTTAAATAA
- the uppS gene encoding polyprenyl diphosphate synthase — protein MLIKKLEHIAFILDGNGRWAKKQNKPRTYGHKIGMENIFPTILLAKEHDIKFVTMFCFSTENWNRPKDEVNYLMDFPKDVFSKKQQEKYIKEGIRVIWIGRRDKVPSKTREALEDIENNTKDCDQITVQIAIDYGSFEEMENSFKIVFNDISSKKMTIEDFTIKNLFENMYTKTSPQVDLLIRTGGEKRLSNFMLMQLAYAELYFVETYWPDFKEKDFKIAINDYNSRDRRFGGIKDEE, from the coding sequence ATTCTTATTAAAAAGTTAGAACATATAGCTTTTATATTGGACGGAAACGGAAGATGAGCTAAAAAACAAAATAAGCCAAGAACTTATGGTCATAAAATTGGTATGGAAAATATCTTTCCGACAATTTTGCTTGCAAAAGAACACGATATAAAGTTTGTCACTATGTTTTGTTTTTCAACAGAAAATTGAAACAGACCAAAAGATGAAGTGAATTACTTAATGGATTTTCCAAAAGATGTATTTTCAAAAAAACAGCAAGAAAAATACATTAAAGAGGGAATTAGAGTAATTTGAATTGGAAGAAGAGACAAAGTTCCTTCTAAAACAAGAGAAGCTTTAGAAGATATTGAAAACAATACAAAAGATTGTGATCAAATTACTGTTCAAATAGCTATTGATTATGGTTCTTTTGAAGAGATGGAAAACTCTTTCAAAATAGTGTTTAATGATATTAGTAGTAAAAAAATGACAATTGAAGACTTTACTATTAAAAATTTATTTGAAAATATGTATACAAAAACATCTCCTCAAGTAGATCTTCTTATTAGAACGGGTGGAGAAAAAAGATTAAGTAACTTTATGCTAATGCAATTAGCATATGCTGAACTTTATTTTGTAGAAACCTATTGACCTGATTTTAAAGAAAAGGATTTTAAAATAGCAATAAATGATTATAATAGTAGAGATAGAAGATTTGGAGGTATAAAAGATGAAGAATAA